From the genome of Periplaneta americana isolate PAMFEO1 chromosome 15, P.americana_PAMFEO1_priV1, whole genome shotgun sequence, one region includes:
- the LOC138715599 gene encoding uncharacterized protein isoform X2 translates to MKFWKAVSRYKQVMLEAEMLRIQVSKDRFLMQAIRNRAQENTNEIETTEVSRNIDLCKEMQTTSSQLQNLLSRFGRLEAYIMQIANKPIEPKEPVEEEIALASQKLEKTFV, encoded by the exons ATGAAG TTCTGGAAGGCAGTGTCACGATACAAGCAGGTGATGCTGGAAGCTGAGATGTTGAGGATCCAA GTGTCGAAGGACAGATTCTTAATGCAGGCCATACGTAACAGAGCGCAAGAAAACACAAATGAG ATAGAAACCACGGAAGTGTCGAGGAATATTGACTTGTGCAAAGAG ATGCAGACAACAAGCAGTCAGCTGCAGAATCTGTTATCGCGATTTGGGAGACTGGAAGCATACATAATGCAG ATTGCAAATAAACCCATTGAGCCAAAAGAGCCTGTGGAGGAAGAGATTGCACTAGCTTCACAAAAACTTGAAAAAACATTTGTATAA
- the LOC138715599 gene encoding uncharacterized protein isoform X1 has product MFIVGGTEFNWCFIFTFLQSVLAIMWFWKAVSRYKQVMLEAEMLRIQVSKDRFLMQAIRNRAQENTNEIETTEVSRNIDLCKEMQTTSSQLQNLLSRFGRLEAYIMQIANKPIEPKEPVEEEIALASQKLEKTFV; this is encoded by the exons ATGTTCATTGTGGGTGGCACAGAGTTTAACTGGTGCTTCATCTTCACGTTTCTGCAGAGCGTGTTGGCTATCATGTGG TTCTGGAAGGCAGTGTCACGATACAAGCAGGTGATGCTGGAAGCTGAGATGTTGAGGATCCAA GTGTCGAAGGACAGATTCTTAATGCAGGCCATACGTAACAGAGCGCAAGAAAACACAAATGAG ATAGAAACCACGGAAGTGTCGAGGAATATTGACTTGTGCAAAGAG ATGCAGACAACAAGCAGTCAGCTGCAGAATCTGTTATCGCGATTTGGGAGACTGGAAGCATACATAATGCAG ATTGCAAATAAACCCATTGAGCCAAAAGAGCCTGTGGAGGAAGAGATTGCACTAGCTTCACAAAAACTTGAAAAAACATTTGTATAA